Proteins from one Streptomyces sp. 840.1 genomic window:
- a CDS encoding SCO6745 family protein: MSTLPPRAGRRCHNALNPLHSALYFSPDLGKELAGIGITDSSAAYFAARSAAMGAVGAGTVTATFYNFNHELVARHVPAVWDTASPGQVLAARLRAADSTLRRLLGEEIITSPEMAEAAQLALRATEGCTRHARPLYAAHADLPVPDQPHLAYWHAATLLREHRGDAHLAALVAAGLDPLEALVSHTATGKGMAPRWILVTRGWRRTDWEAASERLRERGLLTAEGELTQEGTALRAGVEESTDRMDLAPYEHLGGAGVARLTELGRGFLATAFAAGAFPAEATG, translated from the coding sequence ATGAGTACTCTCCCGCCCCGTGCCGGACGCCGCTGCCACAACGCCCTCAACCCCCTGCACTCCGCGCTCTACTTCTCCCCCGACCTCGGCAAGGAGCTCGCCGGGATCGGGATCACCGACTCCTCCGCCGCGTACTTCGCCGCCCGCTCGGCCGCGATGGGCGCCGTCGGGGCGGGTACGGTCACCGCGACCTTCTACAACTTCAACCACGAGCTCGTCGCCCGGCACGTGCCCGCCGTCTGGGACACCGCCTCACCGGGCCAGGTCCTGGCGGCCCGGCTGCGCGCCGCCGACTCCACGCTGCGCAGGCTGCTCGGCGAGGAGATCATCACCTCGCCCGAGATGGCGGAGGCCGCGCAGCTCGCCCTGCGCGCCACCGAGGGCTGTACGCGACACGCCCGGCCGCTCTACGCCGCCCATGCCGATCTCCCGGTGCCGGACCAGCCGCACCTGGCGTACTGGCACGCCGCGACCCTGCTGCGGGAACACCGCGGCGACGCCCATCTCGCCGCCCTCGTCGCGGCCGGCCTCGACCCGCTGGAGGCCCTGGTCAGCCACACCGCCACCGGCAAGGGCATGGCGCCGCGCTGGATCCTGGTCACCCGCGGCTGGCGGCGCACCGACTGGGAGGCCGCGTCCGAGCGGCTGCGCGAGCGCGGACTGCTCACCGCCGAGGGCGAGTTGACGCAGGAGGGCACCGCGCTCCGGGCCGGCGTCGAGGAGTCCACGGACCGGATGGACCTCGCCCCGTACGAACACCTGGGCGGCGCCGGAGTGGCCCGGCTGACCGAGCTGGGCCGGGGTTTCCTCGCCACGGCGTTCGCCGCGGGCGCGTTCCCGGCGGAGGCGACCGGCTGA
- a CDS encoding Tex family protein, translated as MTTSIEGRIAEELGVRERQVRAAVELLDGGSTVPFIARYRKEATEMLDDAQLRTLEERLRYLRELEDRRAAILESVREQGKLDSALEARIRAADTKARLEDIYLPFKPKRRTKAQIAREAGLEPLASGLLDDPSADPLVAAAPFVDADKGVADPAAALEGARAILAERFSEDADLTGELRERMWTRGRLVAKVRDGKEEAGAKFADYFDFTEPFTALPSHRVLAMLRGEKEDVLDLVLEPEEPSPEPGPSSYENMVARRFGVNDRGRPGDKWLADTVRWAWRTRILVHLGIDLRLRLRTAAEDEAVRVFASNLRDLLLAAPAGTRATLGLDPGFRTGVKVAVVDATGKVVATDVIHPHVPANKWDQSLATLERLAKTHHVDLIAIGNGTASRETDKLAGELCEKHPELKLTKVMVSEAGASVYSASAFASQELPDMDVSLRGAVSIARRLQDPLAELVKIDPKSIGVGQYQHDLSEVKLSRSLDAVVEDCVNGVGVDVNTASAPLLSRVSGIGSGLAENIVAHRDTNGPFRSRKGLKDVARLGPKAYEQCAGFLRIRGDDPLDASSVHPEAYPVVRAMVKRTGSDVASLVGNTDVLRSLRADDFVDEKFGLPTVTDILKELEKPGRDPRPAFKTATFKEGVEKLGDLASGMVLEGVVTNVAAFGAFVDVGVHQDGLVHVSAMSRTFVKDPRDVVKPGDVVKVKVMEVDIPRKRISLTLRLDDEAGAGAGAGARAGAGGDSGSGGSNGSGGERGGRPPRQRQGQGGAGPRGTQAGGQGRDRRGGNGGGNGGGRQAPAAAPANGAMADALRRAGLLDPKQGGKKR; from the coding sequence GTGACGACGTCCATCGAAGGCAGGATCGCCGAGGAGCTCGGCGTACGGGAGCGACAGGTGAGGGCGGCCGTCGAGCTGCTCGACGGCGGATCGACCGTGCCGTTCATCGCGCGCTACCGCAAGGAAGCTACCGAGATGCTCGACGACGCGCAGCTGCGCACGCTCGAGGAGCGGCTGCGCTATCTGCGGGAGCTGGAGGACCGCCGTGCCGCGATCCTCGAATCCGTACGGGAGCAGGGCAAGCTCGACAGCGCGCTGGAGGCGCGGATCCGGGCCGCCGACACGAAGGCGCGTCTTGAGGACATCTATCTGCCGTTCAAGCCGAAGCGGCGGACGAAGGCGCAGATCGCCCGGGAGGCCGGGCTCGAACCGCTCGCCTCGGGCCTGCTGGACGATCCGTCGGCGGACCCGCTCGTCGCGGCCGCCCCGTTCGTCGACGCGGACAAGGGCGTCGCGGACCCGGCGGCGGCTCTGGAGGGGGCCCGCGCCATTCTCGCGGAGCGCTTCTCGGAGGACGCCGACCTGACCGGCGAGCTGCGTGAGCGCATGTGGACGCGGGGCCGGCTGGTGGCGAAGGTGCGGGACGGCAAGGAGGAGGCGGGCGCCAAGTTCGCGGACTACTTCGACTTCACCGAGCCGTTCACCGCGCTGCCCTCGCACCGGGTGCTCGCGATGCTGCGGGGCGAGAAGGAGGACGTCCTCGACCTCGTCCTGGAACCCGAGGAGCCGTCCCCGGAGCCCGGCCCCTCCTCGTACGAGAACATGGTCGCCCGGCGCTTCGGGGTGAACGACCGGGGCCGTCCCGGGGACAAGTGGCTGGCCGACACCGTGCGCTGGGCCTGGCGCACCCGGATCCTGGTCCACCTCGGCATCGACCTGCGGCTGCGGCTGCGCACGGCGGCGGAGGACGAGGCGGTACGTGTCTTCGCGTCGAACCTGCGCGATCTGCTGCTCGCCGCGCCTGCCGGGACGCGGGCCACGCTGGGGCTCGACCCGGGGTTCCGTACCGGGGTGAAGGTCGCCGTCGTCGACGCGACCGGCAAGGTCGTGGCGACCGATGTGATCCACCCGCACGTGCCCGCCAACAAGTGGGACCAGTCGCTGGCCACGCTGGAGCGGCTGGCGAAGACCCACCACGTCGATCTCATCGCGATCGGCAACGGCACCGCCTCCCGCGAGACGGACAAGCTCGCCGGTGAACTGTGCGAAAAGCACCCGGAGTTGAAGCTCACCAAGGTGATGGTGTCGGAGGCCGGCGCCTCCGTGTACTCGGCGTCCGCCTTCGCCTCGCAGGAACTCCCGGACATGGACGTCTCGTTGCGCGGCGCCGTCTCGATCGCACGCCGCCTCCAGGACCCGCTGGCGGAGCTGGTGAAGATCGACCCGAAGTCGATCGGGGTCGGGCAGTACCAGCACGACCTGTCCGAGGTGAAGCTGTCGCGCTCGCTGGACGCGGTCGTCGAGGACTGTGTGAACGGGGTCGGCGTCGACGTCAACACCGCTTCGGCGCCGCTGCTTTCGCGGGTCTCCGGGATCGGCTCGGGGCTCGCGGAGAACATCGTCGCGCACCGCGACACCAACGGCCCGTTCCGTTCCCGCAAGGGGCTCAAGGACGTGGCCAGGCTCGGCCCGAAGGCGTACGAGCAGTGCGCGGGCTTCCTGCGGATCCGGGGTGACGACCCGCTGGACGCCTCCAGCGTGCACCCGGAGGCGTACCCGGTGGTCCGGGCGATGGTGAAGCGGACGGGCAGTGACGTCGCGTCCCTGGTCGGCAACACGGATGTGCTGCGGTCGCTGCGGGCCGACGACTTCGTGGACGAGAAGTTCGGGCTGCCGACCGTCACCGACATCCTCAAGGAGCTGGAGAAGCCGGGGCGCGACCCGCGTCCGGCGTTCAAGACGGCCACCTTCAAGGAGGGCGTCGAGAAGCTCGGTGACCTGGCGTCCGGGATGGTACTGGAGGGAGTCGTGACGAACGTCGCGGCGTTCGGCGCGTTCGTGGATGTCGGGGTGCACCAGGACGGCCTGGTGCATGTGTCCGCGATGTCGAGGACGTTCGTCAAGGATCCGCGTGATGTCGTGAAGCCGGGTGACGTCGTCAAGGTCAAGGTCATGGAGGTCGACATCCCGCGCAAGCGGATCTCGCTGACGCTGCGTCTGGACGACGAGGCCGGGGCGGGTGCGGGTGCGGGCGCACGGGCCGGGGCGGGCGGCGATTCCGGGTCCGGCGGCTCCAACGGCTCGGGCGGCGAGCGGGGCGGACGCCCGCCGCGCCAGCGGCAGGGCCAGGGCGGCGCGGGGCCGCGTGGCACTCAGGCCGGCGGCCAGGGGCGTGACCGGCGCGGCGGCAACGGCGGCGGCAACGGCGGCGGTCGCCAGGCTCCGGCCGCGGCTCCGGCCAACGGGGCGATGGCCGACGCGCTTCGTCGGGCCGGCCTGCTGGACCCGAAGCAGGGTGGCAAGAAGCGGTAA
- a CDS encoding ABC transporter substrate-binding protein has translation MRQIPAALSVAALLAITTACSSLSPPGKETTAQPRLTDMRPVRDGGTVTIGLKSDPDRLDPSLTTTLVARTVFTSMCEQLYDVDQDNTFVPQLAATLPKITDGGRTFTFTVREGARFSDGARLDAAAVKASLDRHLHLRGSGRASEIDSVEKVTATGPYTVRLSLSHPDVPLLGRLANTAGLIMSPKAIKKYGADFAAHPSCVGPFKYVKRVVGDRIELKKDPLYYDADKVHLDGVIYKTITDGSIRMANIRSGDVQIGDQMGPVEVRNSMGEKGLQLLNTPSLGYMALTLNVANSHGIDKDPSPVDSPFGRDVRVREAFDLSLDRALINKLVFQGMYEPACGPVPPGTPLSSPVTCPGRDVEKAKRLLDEAGVKTPVPLELMINTTPEDSRLGQVVQAMAADAGFDVKLRPTEFATGLTRTLAGDFQARTGGWGGQPDPAGNIDSLVGTKGSNNQGKLSDPAIDRLIVEGRSTSDVAGRREIYRKLTAAINKQHGVIYLYRNISYVSASQDVSGIKLSGDGLIRVKEAGYTKGSR, from the coding sequence ATGCGTCAAATTCCGGCCGCTCTGTCGGTGGCCGCACTGCTGGCGATCACCACCGCATGCAGCTCGCTCTCGCCGCCCGGCAAGGAGACCACCGCCCAGCCGCGCCTCACCGACATGCGTCCCGTCCGCGACGGCGGCACGGTCACGATCGGGCTGAAGTCCGATCCCGACAGGCTCGACCCGAGCCTCACCACGACGCTGGTCGCCCGCACCGTGTTCACCTCCATGTGCGAACAGCTCTACGACGTCGACCAGGACAACACGTTCGTCCCGCAGCTGGCCGCCACCCTGCCGAAGATCACCGACGGCGGACGCACCTTCACCTTCACCGTCCGCGAGGGCGCCAGGTTCAGTGACGGTGCCCGGCTGGACGCCGCCGCGGTGAAGGCCTCGCTCGACCGCCACCTGCATCTGCGCGGCTCCGGCCGGGCCTCCGAGATCGACTCCGTCGAGAAGGTCACCGCGACCGGCCCGTACACCGTGCGGCTCTCGCTGAGCCACCCCGACGTACCGCTGCTCGGCCGGCTGGCCAACACCGCCGGGCTGATCATGTCCCCGAAGGCGATCAAGAAGTACGGGGCCGACTTCGCGGCCCATCCGTCCTGCGTCGGCCCGTTCAAGTACGTCAAGCGGGTCGTCGGGGACCGGATCGAGCTGAAGAAGGACCCGCTGTACTACGACGCGGACAAGGTCCATCTCGACGGCGTCATCTACAAGACGATCACCGACGGCTCCATCCGGATGGCCAACATCCGCTCGGGTGACGTACAGATCGGTGACCAGATGGGCCCGGTCGAGGTCCGCAACTCGATGGGTGAGAAGGGACTCCAGCTCCTGAACACCCCGTCGCTCGGCTACATGGCGCTGACCCTCAACGTCGCCAACTCGCACGGCATCGACAAGGACCCCAGCCCGGTCGACAGCCCCTTCGGCCGCGATGTGCGGGTCCGGGAGGCCTTCGACCTGTCGCTGGACCGGGCGCTGATCAACAAGCTGGTCTTCCAGGGCATGTACGAACCGGCCTGCGGCCCGGTGCCGCCGGGGACGCCCCTCAGCTCCCCGGTCACCTGCCCGGGGCGGGACGTGGAGAAGGCGAAGCGGCTGCTCGATGAGGCCGGGGTCAAGACGCCGGTACCGCTGGAGCTGATGATCAACACCACTCCGGAGGACAGCCGTCTCGGCCAGGTCGTGCAGGCCATGGCCGCCGACGCCGGCTTCGACGTCAAGCTGCGCCCGACCGAGTTCGCGACCGGGCTGACCCGGACCCTGGCGGGCGACTTCCAGGCGAGGACCGGCGGCTGGGGCGGTCAGCCCGATCCCGCGGGCAACATCGACAGCCTCGTCGGCACCAAGGGCAGCAACAACCAGGGCAAGCTCTCCGACCCGGCGATCGACCGTCTGATCGTGGAGGGGCGCAGCACCTCCGACGTGGCCGGGCGCCGCGAGATCTACCGCAAGCTCACCGCCGCGATCAACAAGCAGCACGGCGTCATCTACCTCTACCGCAACATCAGCTACGTCTCCGCCTCGCAGGACGTGAGCGGCATCAAGCTCTCCGGTGACGGCCTGATCAGGGTCAAGGAAGCCGGATACACGAAGGGGAGCCGGTGA